The stretch of DNA CTTTCCAGATAGGGAGTTGCTTGAAACGAGTTTAAGGTGCTAAGTTGATATGAAAAGCGAGACTAATCTCATCGATCAGGCCCCATCTTCGCAAGACCTAGGTTTGTACAAAGCGTCCTAGATTAACTTTTGGGCGAAATTATACGCAAACATAAGTCCAAGTGTTATCATCATTATTATACACACCCTGTGTAATACATaacgtaaatatttatttatttgaaatagagAGTGAATTCacgataaaaaaagaaaaaagaaaaatatgaatGTACAAATTGTTTATTGTTTGCTTGAATTTACTgtttattcgtttttttttcgttatttCGTATACGTATTTTATATTACAGCTATAAAATGGATATAATACTGTGCAACTTTCAAAATTACAATACATATTGAGCAAAGTATAGAAAAAACTGTTTGAGCTGGTTGACCAGAAATACTTAGAATAAATGCAGTGCTCGTTGAACAACTAGTAATCACCCCCTAACAATTTAATATGAGGCCCAGTTGGACGGTAAGCAGAATCAAATGAAAATGCTTGTCATCTTAGATAAACATCTGGATCAActcgaaaaaaattgtttaatcaatttaaataaataaaacaaaggaTGCAAATTTGAAAGGAAATTTTATGTTGCCTGGTTGTATTGGAGTCCGAACTGGAGtcgaattttcatattttcctgAAGTCAGTGTtggagtttttaatttattaaaatttgggtcataaaatataatttgatcaGAAAAAGCTAATGTACTCTAAATTTTGTTACCCTGAAGTCCAGAGTCGTAGTTGAAGTCGTGATTCCGAATTGCTAGGGGTCAGGAGTCAGACAGGATGAAAAAAATCCCTCTTCATCGACCCGCACAAAGCAATTATCAATCACTGTTATTACTGATGAAATGTTTTCGTTATTGCATTAGGTTTATAATAGTGTTGACTttgttttgtggcaataaatctaTACTCCAAATTCCACGGACTGGATTATGGCCAAACCGCCTGAAAAGCTCGAGTCTTATTTTACAGGATATAGAAGGATACAGACGCAATAGACATCCCTCCATGTGTTCACAATGCGTTTTAgaacaaaaagaaataaatctTTGCACTATAATAGGCACATGAGCTTTTTGATAAAATCTATTTCCTGTTGACCAGAtcgcgtatatatatatttgaacacgTCAGTGTAGATAACGATATGTTTTTCACTTTGAATTTTTGGATAATGACGccaccaaaattaaaaattgcgcgtCGTGCTGCGATTCCATAACTGAAATCAGGGATCTCGatctcaaaaatgttttttgataaattgcGGTAGACTGCCTATACTGCAAAAAAATCGATACTACAGCtgtgattcgaataatttaatgttTCGATTCACGTTGGCACTAGATGCACGAATCATCATCGGCACAGGGCACGGGAAAGTTAGAATATTCTTGGGATCGGTACAGGTAATTCTTCCATAGTTCCAGCTACGTTCAGGAAATGATTTAGTGGAAAttgtgagtaaaatattttgttatagcTTTCgcgtctatatatttgagaattCCTCTCCTCCCTCTAAATTTGACCATTATAATTATATACAAGTCAGTGTATTTATTCTGTACACGCTCGTAAAATAAAGATACCTTTATTaatcggtactcctgtagtatgtgaaccaagatggcggacaccgaagcgtaatatgtgtaccaggttagagttaggccataattttattccaattttccttattttagttctactacgagtttggcgactagccaagtgactcccgtagtatttgtacctaaaattatggcctaacctggtacacatactatgttccgttgtccgccattTTGGGTCACATACTTCTTGAGCGCCCCTGAATCTTGGTATAGTTCAGGCGGGTCCAAACCCaagcccgcgggccacatgtcgCCCGCaacttcattatctgtggcccgcgtcgcatttgaagaagaataaaaaaatcgcaatttttgttttttcgtcATAAAATGAACCAAAAATTCGTTGggcatattgttgcatcactaatgtcactgaattgactagtgttatggcttacTGAGGCAACTGGCGAAGTTAAATGAgcgaagttcttggcactattgtagcccgcgaacaatgcaaaagtaattttgtggcccgcggagctgccaatcctggaccaccctggtatagTTCATAGTTGAATAGTCGCACAGGCACCAACATCACTACGCCTGttctgagtaaaaataaattttacgtGGCTAGTGATTTGCTGATTGCGTCTTGGCTTTGAACAAGGTTTTATCTCGAAGTCCCTTACGTCTATAAATCCATTTTAACCTGGCATATATAACACATTTATTGCACTTTGTTTTTGAGATAGAAAGAAAGAAGAAGCTGTACTGCGTAAAACACGTAAAATGGGAGTAGTCATAAGATAACTGCTGAACTGGGAATAGCCGATAAATCAACTTCATATATcatatatggcaaaccacggcctcttgtgtTGCTTGCAGTCTATGTCACATATGGGAATAGTTAAGCAGTTATGTGTTTTCAAATGCAGAGACTTGATAATGAAGTTTACGTGAGTCACCCTGAGACACAGTGGCTTTTAACCTGAGATATGCGAAAGCGTTTtaggtggtacgcgagcagcttggaattattgcaacaatgaAACTTTGAGTTGACAAAAATAGGCCTGCAACGCTTTCCCTTTATTttccatactgtatgtattcgctgaacgggGTTTATAGTGCTACCAAACTTATTTTAAGAGATCGCCCTTGTCCGTTTTGCGTGTTACGTCACAAATGTTGTTGTGCCACATAAAATCCCCCCATACAGCCATTACTTGTGCCATTGTTCCCGACTCTCAAAAAAGGGTATTTGTAAGTCGTACGCGGTCAGTAAGTGGTTGAGAACAGCTGCCCTAAGACTTACGCACATAACTGTAATATTGTTACTGACAAGGGACCAAAATCTCGATCCTATGCTGCCAACACAGTTTAGTGCTCAGCATTTAGGTCATTTTGCCAAATTCCCtttatttttcttctatttggtcatttttttgcttttttgcgCCATATCCCGATccataatattttcattctcCATTAGCATTCCCTGCATAGCTGAAACTGACATTGAAAATATGTCTCCATCAGACCCAGGTCGAAGGCCTATGTTTGAAGATGTTCTCCGAGCAAGTTGGACGCTAGTTGTCCATGATGAACGGGCAGATCTAAAAACAAAAGAACATTGGGTGGGCATTGCAATATACATTGTGATTAAAAAGTTGTCTCCCGCGCAATCCATGTTGTTACACTCTCCGTACGAAGAGTCAATCCTGGTAACGACATACCGCAAAAGACGGGATACATGCATGTTTGAAATGTGAATTTTAAATGACCCCCGACATAATATATGTCTATACATACTAACGAACTAAAAGTCAAAACTACAAATTGATTTCCTATTCATTTTGTAACACGTATTTAAATACAAGAAGCCTTTGTAAATTATTaccatatttttagaaaattggtTGCAATGTTATTAGTGGCAATGAGACTCAGTCAGGCTCGACCTGTAAACGAAACTGCTGCGATtcggtgctcccaaagtatgtgtactaggatggcgcacaacctgaacatagtatgtgtaccgggttagatttatcaggttgtgcgccattttggtacacatacttcgagagcgcCAGTGATTCGACTACAGATGATAAcgtgaattttaaaatttactagaaatcAAGACTTGAATGATCCATGACTCGATTCGACTCTTATCTTGGGGgggcaccaagatggtgcacaacccgaacatagtatgtgtaccaggttagatttatcaggttgtgcgccattttggtacagATACTTCGAGAGCGCCAGCGATTCGACTACAGCTGATGAcgtgatttttcaaaatttactagAAATCAAGACTTGAATGATCCATGGATCGATTCGACTCGTATCTCGGCATCTAGGACTTAGGGTGCACCAAGAtagtgcacaacctgaacatagtatgtgtgccagcttagggttcaggttatgcgtcatcttggtacgaatactttcgTAGCGCTGGGGCCCGGGACTTGTACATAGCACTGCGCCAAAATCAGTGCACAAGCCATACATCGATTCAATATTCGACCCACGACTTAAAACGTGCAAATTTAATTTCGAACCAAACCGAATAGTcgaatcaaatcgaatagtaaattattcgaatcggttcagagcaaatttcgaatcgccgacatctttttatttctttccGTCCAGGATCGAGGTGAATACACCAATTTTTTTTGAtagaagtcatattttttcaacataaTTCTGatatatgactattttctgtaatgagttattgataaaacatgtTTGATACTGTGCGTGAGCGCTCAGAAATCTATCTGAGATATGAATtttatgtcttcagtaattcatttgttgggaggaccaattacaataaaaaagtcgaTTACAATTATATATTCCCAAGttttcgagattcgattcggaaaaaatattcgattcgattcggtAATctcaaggtattcgaaaatgcccaacCTTAATCATGACAAATTTACCCTAGAAAAGATACCCCGAGTCCACAGATCTCCATCTCAATTGTCGAAACAATGTCTTCAAAATGTAACTTTAATATTTCACATGAATCGTACTTTGCCTTCATGAATTCATCCAAATCGAGAGAGGAAAATGTCAGCCAACCCTAGATATAAAGATAAACTCAGGTTACAGCAAACAAGGACCGAACAGACGCCATTTTTGCAGAGAACTAATGATTGGAATAAAAAGAAGATAATTTTGCAAATCTTTTCTCATTTCTCCTAGTTTATTACGGCAATCTACCATaaatacagtatatatgaaTTATATGTTTGAATATACTGTCCATGTTAGACAAGTCAacataccccctgctcataggcttCGGTCCCTtgatacaacttgatgtaaagtgggcgaacataataagttacttccatattggtgcacataatTCTGGAGCGCCAGCCTTAAAATTAGTTACAAATTGGCAAGATGGCGGGCATGGGATTCGTAGAATTTAATCTAACTAATTCTAACGCCCAAGCCTTAAACCACATATATTAACGCATGCTTGGGAGAACACTGAACAGTTAGAATGAGGAATCGGTTTATGGTCGCAACTGCAATTTGTATACCTTCCTCTGTAAAAGGTTACAGGGATGCTATATCGACAGAAGGTCAGGAATATGATTAAATATGTGGCCAGTAGGTTAAAAATACCGACGAATATATGGTCACAATTGACATTTGAACGGCCTGCTATATTCTTTCTATTGTGTCtgctaattaaaaaaaatgattcttACTTGTTTTTCGAACAATAATTTTGCGACTTTTGCCACCAACTTTCGTTCGCTCGGAGGTGAGGCGATATAGACATcgcttatatttatttttttccgactcagatctgaaatttttattccaattgcTTGTGCTATATGCTCCGGTTTGACGCGCATTGCATTCTGACAAAGTTTCTTCTTAAGTTCATTATTTGAGACGTTTTGCTGACACCTGGATGAaaggaattaaaaaaatattaatttgaagttttttggcacggcggtgtggctcatcttGCTAAGCGCTCGCCCTCTGATTACTcagcgtgggttcgaatcccatgcggggatgataatgtgcgagaggattgctggactcctcgccgccgcagagtggttcacgtaaccgctgttcggtaacggcttcctctaccaccaagtccatgcttccaaaaacaagtAACTAACTAACCCCATGCCCAGCACCTCAGAAAAACACGCAGATTACTTTGCAGTCGTTTCCGTTGTGCAAACTCAACAATTTGCGCTTCCGCACCCCCTACGAACAGTTttagggtctcgtgtagtttctaGTTTCTTACCACAGTAACTTTTTAGTGGATTtgacataaatatttttgtatatgttattccccacctgactatgtcattcctaaattacgtcactaccacgtcacaatcacgtcatataGATTGTCAAAGTATGGCTACGATCCCCCTGAATGTCATCTGCACCGACGATAACGAACTCCctaacgccagcgatctctctcatatcgggatcgttgcaacgagaaaacgagagaaattgctCGCTCGATTATGGGTAATCGACTGCGCGTTATGGCATTCTTCCGTTTATTTGGCGCGGCGGTGCGGatcattgtgctaagcgtcaggaatatgctcgccaccgcacctctaattactctgcgtgggtttgcaagTTTGAGTTTGAGTCACCGTGACGTCgaggtgacgtaatttttggatggtgtagtcagatgggggttaggaaagaaatatgcataaaattgttacgccacgcctACTAGAAGTTATTGTGGTATGAAACTACGCGATACCCCGGCCCAAACACCGTATATCTTGGACTTTGTCTGGGTAGGCGACACATAGCAATACACACCACGCTACAGAAGCGcccaatatattatataattctCACGCTTCTTTTGAACAGGTAAGCAAACGAGAATCCATGGTTCATTTCATCAATATTTAAGACTATTCCACCCTCTCCTACCTTCTCATAAAATCTTCCTCATTATATCTCCAATGCACGCTGACAAAAGGCCGATTTTTTAACTTGTTGGAGATAAAAtctttagaaatatttttgatatactCCGGACTTCCCAAAGCCACAGCTATTGAGAGAGACAACTGGTAGTCGGTGAGCCTTTTAAAGTCTGTGAAATAACAAAGAAATTTGCTAATCAGTCAGATAAGTAAGAAACGAGGGAGAGTGAGAGAGGCAGAATAAAGAGAGAATGTGAGAAAGGAGACAGATGAGCGAAATAAAGATAGTAGACTTGAAGAGACAGACAGTGGAAGTGGGTGACAGAAAGTGGGCTTAATTTTTTGGGCAAATACTAGTCTTCAGatatacataatataaataaaatcaacaaGAGAGAGAGATAGAGAGAGGGTGACCCTGGAGTGTTTTGGTTAAAGCTCATTTAACGATAGAGAGATAGAGAAAGGGTAGACAACAGGCAGTGGGGGAGGGGAAACCGATATGCAGAAAGAGACAAGTGGGGAGATTAGGTGTGTTCCGGGAAAACCTCTTATTCTGAAAAAGCATCCCGCTAAGCGTTAGGactacgctcgccaccgcacctctgattaccccgTGTATGTTCGTAGATTAGAATCCCAATCGGGAATAGTAAtgtgctggacttctcgccgccgtAGAGTGGTTCGCGTAACCGGTCGGTTGCGGCTTTCTCCATCATCAAGTAtttgcttccaaaaacaaatatctaaccagacgagaggccgtggtttgtcatatatGTAAGCCGTCTTACCGGCATTCTTCTCCCCCAggacaaatatgaaaatcctatcctatcctaaagaTAAAAAGAGAAATAAAGGGATAGACAAACAGACAGTAATGGAAAAAGACCAACAAACAATTTGAGAGAGTGTGTTTTGGGAAGAGCTTTTTATTCTCACGGATTTGATTTTTCAAACATTCATCGCTTTAATTACATATATTTGTTAGTTTGTTCGGCTTTTTTCTATTCTACCTGTGTCAAAGTTATACTTTTTTTACAGGTGTCGCTGCTCTACAACCAACATTGTTTTTTTGCGTCACCCTTCAGCGTGAAATAAGAGCCATTATCGTGTTTTTCCTTAGTTTTTGTTTGTATCACGTTTATGTTTATTTTGAGACAAAacaaactactgactgactaaGTACTGACTCACCTTCTAGGTTTTTGACAAGTTCTGAAATCTTGCGTTTGCGAGGTTTCCTCAGATGAAGGTTATATAGTGGGTCTGGGTAGACAACGCATCTTGCCtgtaatgaattgaaaatatcgGAATATTTTAAGTGGCAAGAaagtttaattataaaaaagagaactatgctcaaatatatggacacaaagtcaaaaagattttttttttatccacaaTTTCCCGAAAATGTTATCTTGAACGTTGCCGAAACTGTGGAACAGCTACCCTAACTCACCAGTGCCGCCATCAGGGTACCGGTAATGGTACCCGTACTGTTTCAGTTTTTCCATGTCTTGTGGCCACAATTCATGCTTCAAGTTTCAACTTGACTtgaaatacgagtcacgtcttTTACAGTATCGTTATCGTAGTCTACCGTTTCCCTTTAAGAAAACCTCCTTCCTACTTTCGATATCCACTGACATGCGGTCCCGTAACCGTTACAATTAATTTAATCtttaaattttgttgatatCAACACACAAACGTCGAAACGAAAAAAAGATCCCATAAAGTCCACAGAAGTTGTTgaccaaaaaataataatagcattctagcgacagcaacaatctttaactacTTAAAATAGCAATTGGTACAGCTCGCCCGCAGTCCAACTATGAGCTTtccaaccgcaacaactttagcatacactgttgaaAAGGGAAAGCGATttcataataacaacaagaaaatgaattttaatagcaatcacaacaacataatactaaAACATTGTATAGAGTTTCGTGCCCAACAAGAGTTCGTTTCAAACAAATCTCTCTGCAAGTCACCGTGTATACACAGCCATTTGCTGTTTGGAAAAGTCAGTAAGTTGAGGCGAACTTATGTTACAATTGCGATAAGATTTCCTATTTTTCCCTTCCATTTTTTGTCGTTATTCGcagtttaatttaattaagtgTATAATTGTTCTAATTGATTTCTTTGGGCGTGAAAAAGAGCGCATAGTTGTCTGGTTCGCCTTAAACCCAGGTAGAATaggatttagatatttatcctgggggagaggaaaaccgacgACTTAATTATatagcaaaccacggcctcATGTAcggttaccagcccatgtcgggtatgggattagttagccaggtataagttttcggaagcatggacttgaccAGATAGTCGACTTCTGATATTTAGTTTGAGATTGTCAGTTTGAATAGTATTGTATACATGTGTAAAGTTAGTTGGAttgtattattttaatatattcgcTGTTGAACATTGTGAACTTCTCATTTTAGCGAAGTAGATCGCGTTAAAGATAAGGAGACGTAAAACGCGTGACACAATTATCCAATTATAAGTATTGTTTAATTCTTGCCAACTTGGCCGGGGTTGAAACGACAACAATATTCTTAAAACTATTCTTTTATTGGTGTAAAATACCCACTTCTGATTCAAATAAACCTTTAATTTCCTTCGCGAAGAACTTCCTATATTTTCTACCTCCAGGAACTGGGAAATCTGGTATGAAATCGACATTGGCTTCTTCCGGGTCATTTTTTCCGGATTGATAACCTTCAACTTTTCGTCGGAATCTCATTCCTGTATACCTTTCCCAGCCCTTTAGATTATTTTCGGTGGTATGTCTGtggaatataaattaaaaaataaattggaaactgattgaatattattatattatcgGATATTCCATatatttcgaatcaaatattcaagcgatttgatttttttgtgaatCGGCAATATATAGGACAATTATTTTGAACAAATGgaaaacacacacacacataagTCATCACACCTCACTGAAAATCAGGAAAAAATAGTTTGAAGACACGACATAAAAGTACTGTACTTTTATTTGTATAGCCTATTTCATGTCTATTGTCCTAATATagcgcagcagtcctaaactgcagttatacttgttaAGGGTGCATGTCGCAAATTCGTGTtgtaggccagtaaggtcttgatcATGTACCCCATCTCTTTCACACTGTTtaaatattatgcagatactgttgcATTTTGAGGCAaacaaacatacatacatacatgtgcAAGCTCACCCTGTGACGTAGAATATGAGTGCGGCACTTTTTAATCGGGCTTTAAAGTTGTGGACGTTGTGATCGAAATATGCTTACAACATACAAGAACGAGTggtcaaaatacaaaaattccgGTTTAAAAATAAACCTAGTTACTTTGATTAAAAAGTACTTACTGCAAAAATACGAC from Styela clava chromosome 14, kaStyClav1.hap1.2, whole genome shotgun sequence encodes:
- the LOC120341204 gene encoding uncharacterized protein LOC120341204, which translates into the protein MSQTTMCLKGAQCGVIGVVMTTIFICTIFSGRMDNSSTSDFHNKFDLMQKSTKRKNSELKMNGNIDKCKLKWKNSKVNKTAYETLYDGTAIYHKNYLTLPKSVKPLYPDPVIRLNPDKFLLPIPHNGPNNQLIGLREATFVAIRLNRTMVIPRFFKHFSDGSVTSRKRWFIFPGHRIDIERYCKFVSCVTIEQFQEACGRQLDAVVFLQHTTENNLKGWERYTGMRFRRKVEGYQSGKNDPEEANVDFIPDFPVPGGRKYRKFFAKEIKGLFESEARCVVYPDPLYNLHLRKPRKRKISELVKNLEDFKRLTDYQLSLSIAVALGSPEYIKNISKDFISNKLKNRPFVSVHWRYNEEDFMRRCQQNVSNNELKKKLCQNAMRVKPEHIAQAIGIKISDLSRKKINISDVYIASPPSERKLVAKVAKLLFEKQGWLTFSSLDLDEFMKAKYDSCEILKLHFEDIVSTIEMEICGLGVSFLGSARSSWTTSVQLARRTSSNIGLRPGSDGDIFSMSVSAMQGMLMENENIMDRDMAQKSKKMTK